The Pseudomonas asiatica genome has a segment encoding these proteins:
- the algG gene encoding mannuronan 5-epimerase AlgG — protein MNLHPHLRHSLLASALLLASGLVAAAEPQVIAKELQQAKTYTVSSAPIEPLHMDPPKLPDLTGYTAEAVQKKIDRRHKGKVSLRRMFQEDTLKEFVGGDNKAAEWVQRQHGIPQAIFVDDGHVDLVELSKKVPKQYLSEVEPGVYLARLPIVVGQKGILEIDGKVKQLRLSQEGGSFLVNDGKLFVTDTQVTGWREKENGPAIFRSPKEFRPFLLSWGGTETYIVNTKMASFGYAKSKSYGVSISQYTPNMAKRMGRPEPTGWIIGSEFSDMWYGFYCYETQDFVVKDSTYRDNIVYGIDPHDRSHRLIIAGNTVYGTKKKHGIIVSREVNDSWIINNKSFDNKLSGVVIDRNSVNNLIAYNEIYRNHTDGITLYESGDNLIWGNKLINNRRHGIRVRNSVNIRLYENVAMANGLVGVYGHIKDLSNTDRDIALDPFDTKVSLILVGGELAANGSGPLSIDSPLSVELYKVSMLAPRKASGISLNGVLGERQDEILDLLVRQQKAVLIDPVERQTEMID, from the coding sequence ATGAACCTTCACCCGCACTTACGTCACAGCCTGTTGGCCAGCGCCTTGCTGCTGGCCAGCGGCCTGGTGGCTGCCGCAGAGCCCCAGGTGATCGCCAAGGAACTGCAGCAGGCCAAGACCTACACGGTCTCCAGCGCGCCGATCGAGCCGCTGCACATGGACCCGCCGAAGCTGCCCGACCTGACCGGCTACACCGCCGAAGCGGTGCAGAAGAAAATCGACCGCCGCCACAAGGGCAAGGTCAGCCTGCGCCGCATGTTCCAGGAGGATACCCTCAAGGAATTCGTCGGCGGCGACAACAAGGCGGCCGAGTGGGTCCAGCGCCAGCATGGCATTCCGCAGGCGATCTTCGTCGATGACGGCCATGTCGACCTGGTCGAGCTGAGCAAGAAGGTACCCAAGCAGTACCTCAGCGAAGTCGAGCCGGGTGTGTACCTGGCGCGCCTGCCGATCGTGGTCGGGCAGAAGGGCATCCTCGAGATCGACGGCAAGGTCAAGCAGCTGCGCCTGTCCCAGGAAGGCGGTTCGTTCCTGGTCAACGACGGCAAGCTGTTCGTCACCGACACCCAGGTGACCGGCTGGCGGGAAAAGGAAAACGGCCCGGCGATCTTCCGCTCGCCCAAGGAATTCCGCCCGTTCCTGCTGTCGTGGGGCGGCACCGAGACCTACATCGTCAATACGAAAATGGCCAGCTTCGGCTACGCCAAGTCCAAGTCGTACGGAGTGAGCATCTCGCAGTACACGCCGAACATGGCCAAGCGCATGGGCCGCCCGGAACCCACCGGCTGGATCATCGGCTCCGAGTTCAGCGACATGTGGTACGGCTTCTACTGCTACGAGACCCAGGACTTCGTGGTCAAGGACAGCACCTACCGCGACAACATCGTCTACGGCATCGACCCGCACGACCGCTCGCACCGGCTGATCATCGCCGGCAACACGGTGTACGGCACCAAGAAGAAGCACGGCATCATCGTTTCGCGTGAGGTCAACGACAGCTGGATCATCAACAACAAGAGCTTCGACAACAAGCTCTCGGGCGTGGTGATCGACCGTAACAGCGTCAACAACCTGATTGCCTACAACGAGATCTACCGCAACCACACCGACGGCATCACCCTGTACGAAAGTGGCGACAACCTGATCTGGGGCAACAAGCTGATCAACAACCGCCGCCACGGCATCCGCGTGCGTAACAGCGTGAACATCCGCCTGTACGAAAACGTCGCCATGGCCAACGGCCTGGTTGGCGTATACGGCCACATCAAGGACCTGTCCAACACCGACCGCGACATCGCCCTCGACCCGTTCGACACCAAGGTGTCGCTGATCCTGGTCGGTGGCGAACTGGCGGCCAACGGCTCCGGGCCACTGTCGATCGACTCGCCGCTGTCGGTCGAGCTGTACAAGGTGTCCATGCTCGCCCCGCGCAAGGCCAGCGGCATCAGCCTCAACGGCGTACTGGGCGAACGCCAGGACGAAATCCTCGACCTGCTGGTACGCCAGCAAAAGGCTGTGCTGATCGACCCGGTCGAACGCCAGACCGAAATGATCGATTAA
- a CDS encoding alginate export family protein: MTLNPFVKAGIGLSFALLWSCPTLAEMTAEKNFGLDVKITGQSEDDRDLGTRSGGDVNGLGLDLRPWVYGERGNWSAYAMGQAVTATDTIETDTLRQNDDGTSTDTAADGREQDKSYLAMREFWVGYSGLTAYPGEQLRFGRQRLRSDDGMWRDTNIEALNWTFDTTLLKADLGVAQRFSEYRTDLTELAPEDKDRTHLYGNVATQWTPGHWVGVRAHHTHDGGSLKNPGETVDALDKTRTGDLTWLGLEANSDAYNWRNDHTVNYWGSVTWLTGDRDTLSSQVVGDETVATGKQSGDVNAWATDLGIRLRLDPQWQVGAAYARGSGGGGDDGSSNYEQTGLESNRSNYTGTRSRVHRFGEAFRGELGNLQAATLFASWQLRDDYDASFIYHKFWRVDGNQNIGSSGINAVVNDNGVNRPLVDGEKDLGQEMDVVVTKYFKQGLLPASMSQAIDEPSALVRLRAGVFKPGDAYGKEADSYMHRAFVDVIWRF, translated from the coding sequence ATGACGCTCAATCCCTTCGTGAAAGCTGGCATCGGCCTGAGCTTCGCCCTGCTGTGGTCCTGCCCGACCCTGGCGGAAATGACCGCTGAAAAGAACTTCGGCCTGGATGTGAAAATCACCGGCCAGTCGGAAGACGACCGTGACCTGGGCACCCGCTCCGGCGGCGACGTCAACGGCCTCGGTCTTGATCTGCGCCCTTGGGTATATGGAGAGCGTGGCAACTGGAGCGCCTATGCCATGGGCCAGGCCGTCACCGCGACCGACACCATCGAAACCGACACCCTGCGCCAGAACGACGACGGCACCAGCACCGACACCGCTGCCGACGGCCGTGAACAGGACAAGAGCTACCTGGCCATGCGCGAATTCTGGGTCGGCTACAGCGGCCTCACCGCCTACCCTGGCGAACAGCTGCGTTTCGGTCGCCAGCGCCTGCGCAGCGACGATGGCATGTGGCGTGACACCAACATCGAAGCGCTGAACTGGACCTTCGACACCACCCTGCTCAAGGCCGACCTGGGCGTGGCCCAGCGCTTCAGCGAATACCGCACCGACCTCACCGAGCTGGCCCCGGAAGACAAGGACCGCACGCACCTCTACGGCAACGTCGCCACGCAGTGGACCCCTGGCCACTGGGTCGGCGTACGCGCCCACCACACCCACGACGGCGGCAGCCTGAAGAACCCGGGCGAAACCGTCGATGCGCTGGACAAGACCCGCACCGGCGACCTCACCTGGCTGGGCCTGGAAGCCAACAGCGACGCCTACAACTGGCGCAACGACCACACCGTCAACTACTGGGGCAGCGTCACCTGGCTGACCGGTGATCGCGACACCCTCAGTAGCCAGGTGGTCGGTGACGAAACCGTGGCCACCGGCAAGCAGAGCGGTGATGTCAACGCCTGGGCCACCGACCTCGGCATCCGCCTGCGCCTCGACCCGCAATGGCAGGTCGGTGCGGCCTACGCCCGTGGCAGCGGCGGTGGTGGCGACGACGGTTCGAGCAACTACGAGCAGACCGGCCTCGAGAGCAACCGCTCCAACTACACCGGTACCCGTTCGCGCGTGCACCGCTTCGGTGAAGCCTTCCGCGGCGAGCTGGGCAACCTGCAGGCGGCCACCCTGTTCGCCTCCTGGCAGCTGCGCGACGACTACGACGCCAGCTTCATCTACCACAAGTTCTGGCGTGTCGATGGCAACCAGAACATCGGTTCCAGCGGCATCAACGCGGTGGTCAACGACAACGGTGTGAACCGCCCGCTGGTCGATGGCGAAAAAGACCTTGGCCAGGAAATGGACGTGGTCGTGACCAAGTACTTCAAGCAAGGCCTGCTGCCGGCTTCGATGAGCCAGGCCATCGACGAGCCATCTGCCCTGGTGCGCCTGCGCGCCGGCGTGTTCAAGCCGGGCGATGCCTACGGCAAGGAAGCGGACTCGTACATGCACCGCGCCTTCGTCGATGTGATCTGGCGCTTCTGA
- the algK gene encoding alginate biosynthesis TPR repeat lipoprotein AlgK, which yields MAIALAGCAGLPDQRLANEAMKRGDTALAERNYKALADLGYSEAQVGLADIKVATRDPAKIKEAEATYRAAAAISPRAQARLGRLLVAKPDSTQAEREEAETLLKQAAKQGESNTLIPLAMLYLSYPQSFPKVNAQQQIDQWRAAGNPEAGLAQVLLYRTQGTYDQHLGEVEKICKAALNTTDICYVELATVYQKRGQADQQAALLGQLKAAYARGAVPATRLDSVARVLADRSLGQTDEKTAKDLLEQVAPANPASWVSLAQLMYDFPELGDTDQLMAYIDKGREAEQPRAELLLGRLYYEGKTVPADAAKAEQHLQAAADAGEVSAHYYLGQLYRRGYLGNVEPQKAVDHLLAAARGGQNSADYALAQLFSEGHGIRPQPGNAWVFAQLAQANPSPQSAELLQQLDQQLTPDQRSQAQQLLAQEKQARGSMAQGANSTLAIEALQDDEKEVTGEDSL from the coding sequence ATGGCCATCGCCCTGGCCGGCTGTGCGGGCCTGCCCGACCAGCGCCTGGCCAACGAAGCCATGAAGCGCGGTGACACGGCACTGGCCGAGCGCAACTACAAGGCGCTGGCCGACCTGGGCTACAGCGAAGCGCAAGTGGGCCTGGCCGACATCAAGGTCGCCACCCGCGATCCGGCGAAAATCAAGGAAGCCGAGGCCACCTACCGTGCCGCGGCCGCCATCTCGCCGCGTGCCCAGGCACGCCTTGGTCGCCTGCTGGTGGCCAAGCCCGACAGCACCCAGGCCGAGCGCGAAGAAGCCGAAACCCTGCTCAAGCAAGCCGCCAAGCAGGGCGAAAGCAACACCCTGATCCCGCTGGCGATGCTCTACCTGAGCTACCCGCAGAGCTTCCCCAAGGTCAACGCCCAGCAGCAGATCGACCAGTGGCGCGCCGCCGGCAACCCGGAAGCGGGCCTGGCCCAGGTGCTGCTGTACCGCACCCAGGGCACCTACGACCAGCACCTGGGCGAAGTGGAGAAAATCTGCAAGGCCGCGCTGAACACCACCGACATCTGCTACGTCGAACTGGCCACCGTGTACCAGAAGCGCGGCCAGGCGGACCAGCAGGCTGCCCTGCTCGGCCAGCTCAAGGCTGCCTACGCCCGCGGCGCAGTACCGGCCACCCGGCTCGACAGCGTTGCCCGGGTCCTGGCTGACCGCAGCCTCGGCCAGACCGACGAGAAAACCGCCAAGGACCTGCTCGAGCAGGTAGCCCCGGCCAACCCGGCGTCCTGGGTCAGCCTGGCGCAACTGATGTACGACTTCCCCGAGCTGGGCGATACCGACCAGCTGATGGCCTACATCGACAAGGGCCGCGAAGCCGAACAGCCACGCGCCGAACTGTTGCTGGGCCGCCTGTACTACGAAGGCAAGACCGTGCCTGCGGACGCGGCCAAAGCCGAACAACACCTGCAGGCTGCCGCCGACGCCGGCGAAGTCAGCGCCCATTACTACCTGGGCCAGCTGTACCGCCGCGGCTACCTGGGCAACGTCGAGCCACAAAAGGCCGTCGACCACCTGCTGGCCGCCGCCCGTGGTGGGCAGAACAGCGCCGACTATGCCCTGGCCCAGCTGTTCAGCGAAGGCCACGGCATTCGCCCGCAACCGGGCAACGCCTGGGTATTCGCCCAGCTGGCCCAGGCCAACCCGTCGCCGCAGTCCGCTGAATTGCTGCAGCAACTCGACCAGCAACTTACGCCTGACCAGCGCAGCCAGGCCCAGCAACTGCTGGCACAAGAAAAGCAGGCGCGCGGCAGCATGGCGCAAGGTGCCAACAGCACCCTGGCCATCGAAGCCCTGCAAGACGACGAAAAAGAAGTAACCGGTGAGGACTCGCTATGA